One Glycine max cultivar Williams 82 chromosome 3, Glycine_max_v4.0, whole genome shotgun sequence DNA window includes the following coding sequences:
- the LOC100786825 gene encoding protein NEGATIVE GRAVITROPIC RESPONSE OF ROOTS gives MQFLSWMQNKIGGKQDIRKPNTYTATNDAKLVRREELSDWPDGLLAIGTFGNNNEVKEKTEKNILREDPSSSEEIADFTPEEIGKLKKELTKLLRQKPNIVEKEIAELPLDRFLNCPSSLEVDRRISNVLGSDSEDKDKDEEKEEEREKEEEEEDIEKTLSVILGKFKEICANNSKKAIGKKSISFLLKKMFVCRSGFAPAPSLRDTLQLQESRMEKLLRTILHKKINSQHSSRALSLKKRLEDRKMPKEDEAENDDGCKWVKTDSEYIVLEI, from the exons ATGCAA TTCCTCAGCTGGATGCAAAACAAAATTGGTGGAAAACAAGATATCAGAAAACCAAACACATATACAGCTACTA ATGATGCAAAACTAGTGCGTCGAGAAGAATTAAGCGATTGGCCTGATGGTTTACTAGCAATTGGTACATTTGGAAATAACAatgaagtaaaagaaaagacaGAGAAGAACATTCTTAGAGAGGATCCATCCTCGTCAGAGGAAATAGCAGACTTCACTCCTGAAGAAATCGgtaaactaaaaaaagagttaacTAAGCTGTTGAGACAAAAACCCAATATTGTGGAAAAGGAAATTGCTGAGCTTCCTCTGGACAGATTTCTCAATTGTCCATCAAGCTTGGAGGTTGATAGGAGAATCAGTAATGTACTTGGCAGTGATTCcgaagataaagataaagatgaagaaaaagaagaagaaagagaaaaagaggaagaagaagaagatattgAAAAGACACTTAGTGTCATACTTGGTAAATTCAAAGAGATTTGTGCAAACAACAGCAAGAAAGCAATTGGGAAGAAATCGATTTCATTTTTGCTGAAGAAGATGTTTGTTTGTAGAAGTGGATTTGCTCCAGCACCGAGCCTTAGAGACACCCTTCAGCTCCAAGAATCAAGAATGGAGAAG CTTTTAAGGACAATCCttcacaagaaaataaattccCAACATTCTTCTCGGGCATTGTCCCTCAAGAAGCGCCTCGAGGACAGGAAGATGCCAAAGGAGGATGAAGCTGAAAATGATGATGGCTGTAAATGGGTCAAGACTGATTCTGAAT ATATTGTTTTGGAGATTTAA